AACGAGCGCGACCTGATGAACGCCATCCAGGAACTGACCAAAGAGAAAACGGTCATCATGATTGCCCACCGACTCAAAACCGTGCGCCACGCCGACCAGATTGTCGTCTTGGACAAGGGCCGCATCGTGGAACAGGGCAAGCACGAAGAACTCGTGAAGAACGGCGGAATCTATGCCCGGTTCATCGATTCCCGCCGTGAAGCAGTCAGCTGGAAACTGTAATGCAGATTCAGCTTTCGGACCACTTCACTTGCAGGAGGCTTCTTCGCTTCGTCTTTCCGTCTATCTTGACAATGTTTTTTACCACCATCTACAGCATTGTCGATGCCGCATTTGTCTCGAACTTTGTCGGAAAGACTTCTTTTGCTGCCGTAAACCTCGTCATGCCGGTCCTTATGCTTATTGCCGCTCCCGGCGTGATGATGGGGGCCGGCGGCAGCGCGCTCGTCGCAAAATTCCTCGGCGAAGGCGATAAAGAAAAAGCGAACAAGGCGTTTTCAACAATCGTGTATGCGACAATCGCCTACGGAATTACCGCAAGTATCACGGCATCCTATTTTATGGAAGGATTAGCCGCATTCCTGGGTGCCGACGGCGAGTTCCTTTCGCAGGCGACTCGTTACGGGCGCATTGCTGCCCTTGGCGGAATCGCCTTCGTGTTGCAGCATCTCTTTTACTGTTTCATGATTGTGGCAGAAAAGCCTAAGCTGGGTTTTGCGCTTACGGTTTTAGCGGGCATCACAAACATTGTACTGGACCTGTTGTTCATTGTCGTTTTGGAATGGGGCATTTCCGGAGCGGCCCTAGCGACCGTTATCGGTCAGTCCGTCGGAGGATTCACCCCGTTCGTATTTTTCTTATTGCGAAACAAGACTCCTCTCCGAATCGTAAAACCCGTTTTCGATGGCCGCACGTTGTCAAAAGCCATATCGAACGGAGTTTCCGAGCTAGTCACAAACATCGCCATGTCCATCGTAAGCATGCTGTACAATTTCCAGCTCATCAGAATTGCCGGAGATACGGGCGTTGCCGCATACGGGGCAATCATGTATGTGAGCTACATTTTTTCGACATTCTTTACAGGCTATTCGTTTGGACGTGCTCCCATCATAAGTTTCCATTACGGAGCCCGCAATACAAACGAACTCAAAAATCTATTCCTTATGGATTGCGTGATTGTCGCGGTTGCGGGTATCGTACTCACGGCCTCGTCAGAAGCGTTGGCATTACCTTTGGCAAAAATTTTCGGCGGTTACGATCCAAATTTATTCGAAATGATTCGCCACGGCATCGTCATCTATTCATTCGCTTACTTGCTGATGGGCGCGAACTATGCAGGTTCCTCTTTCTTTACGGCCCTGAACAACGGCCTGGTTTCGGCTCTCATTTCGTTCTTGCGGACATTCGTGTTCGAAATCATCGCCGTGCTTGCGCTCCCCATTTTCTTCGGGCTTGACGGCATCTGGAGTTCGTGCGCTGTTGCTGAAATCGCCTCGTTTGCGGTTACTGCAATCTGCGTCGTGGCCTTCCGTAAAAAATATGGCTACTGTTGATTTAATATTCATGCAAAATTCTCCATTTAAATCATGGACAAGAATGTCATTGCGATTGGTTATGCGATAGCGGCGGCCGCATTTTATGCACTGAATGTTCCCTGCTCCAAAATGCTGCTGGCCCACATTTCGCCTGTATTCATGGCGGGGCTGCTCTATATTGGTGCAGGGCTCGGCATCGGCTTTCTCTACCTGTTCCATATCAAGCACGAGCCTCTATCGGAAAGGCTCTGCAAAAAAGATTTCCCCTACACGCTGGGCATGATCCTGCTCGACATTGTCGCCCCCATACTGCTCATGTTCGGCGTCAAGTACGGAACATCCAGCAACGCATCGCTGCTCGGGAACTTCGAAATCGTCGCGACAACGTTGATTGCGCTATTCATCTTTAGAGAAAAGGTGTCTACGCGTTTGTGGATTGCTATTTTATTTATAACGACATCCAGTTTCATTCTCTCGTTCGAAAATGCCGATGGATTCAACTTTTCGATCGGCTCCATCTTCGTCCTCGGAGCGACCATCTGCTGGGGGCTAGAAAACAACTGCACTCGCAAAATTTCGGACAAAAGCACATACCAGATTGTGACCATAAAAGGTCTCTGTTCCGGAATCGGTTCCATCGTCGTTTCGCTTACCACAGGCGAAATGCTTTTTGCCGCAAAATACATCCCGCTCGCCCTGCTTCTCGGCTTTGTGGCTTACGGCCTGAGCATTTTCACCTACATCCGCGCGCAACATTACCTGGGGGCAGCAAAGACCAGCGCCTTTTACGCATTCGCGCCCTTTATCGGCGTTCTTTTTTCTGTCGTGCTCCTGAACGAAAAAATCACGCTGCAATACGTCGTGGCGCTCCTGGTCATGATTGCCGGTACCATTTTTGTGGTTTACGATACGCTTGTCCGCTCACATTCGCACATGCATCAGCATATTTTCACGCACACGCATGGCGGCATAACCCATACACACGTTGTTACGCATTCCCATTTGCACAACC
This genomic stretch from Fibrobacter sp. UWP2 harbors:
- a CDS encoding MATE family efflux transporter, translated to MTMFFTTIYSIVDAAFVSNFVGKTSFAAVNLVMPVLMLIAAPGVMMGAGGSALVAKFLGEGDKEKANKAFSTIVYATIAYGITASITASYFMEGLAAFLGADGEFLSQATRYGRIAALGGIAFVLQHLFYCFMIVAEKPKLGFALTVLAGITNIVLDLLFIVVLEWGISGAALATVIGQSVGGFTPFVFFLLRNKTPLRIVKPVFDGRTLSKAISNGVSELVTNIAMSIVSMLYNFQLIRIAGDTGVAAYGAIMYVSYIFSTFFTGYSFGRAPIISFHYGARNTNELKNLFLMDCVIVAVAGIVLTASSEALALPLAKIFGGYDPNLFEMIRHGIVIYSFAYLLMGANYAGSSFFTALNNGLVSALISFLRTFVFEIIAVLALPIFFGLDGIWSSCAVAEIASFAVTAICVVAFRKKYGYC
- a CDS encoding DMT family transporter — its product is MDKNVIAIGYAIAAAAFYALNVPCSKMLLAHISPVFMAGLLYIGAGLGIGFLYLFHIKHEPLSERLCKKDFPYTLGMILLDIVAPILLMFGVKYGTSSNASLLGNFEIVATTLIALFIFREKVSTRLWIAILFITTSSFILSFENADGFNFSIGSIFVLGATICWGLENNCTRKISDKSTYQIVTIKGLCSGIGSIVVSLTTGEMLFAAKYIPLALLLGFVAYGLSIFTYIRAQHYLGAAKTSAFYAFAPFIGVLFSVVLLNEKITLQYVVALLVMIAGTIFVVYDTLVRSHSHMHQHIFTHTHGGITHTHVVTHSHLHNHVFSDAKHSHSHNIKDLEKISTH